A stretch of Telopea speciosissima isolate NSW1024214 ecotype Mountain lineage chromosome 11, Tspe_v1, whole genome shotgun sequence DNA encodes these proteins:
- the LOC122645946 gene encoding mitochondrial carnitine/acylcarnitine carrier-like protein has protein sequence MADIAKDLTAGTVGGVAQLVCGHPFDTIKVKLQSQPTPAPGQLPKYSGAMDAVKQTIAAEGPRGLYKGMGAPLATVAAFNALLFTVRGQMEALLRSEPGAPLSVNQQIVCGAGAGVAVAFLACPTELIKCRLQAQSAMGDAATSGAIKYGGPMDVARHVLRSEGGARGLFKGLVPTLAREVPGNAAMFGVYEGFKKYLAGGQDTSSLGRGSLIAAGGLAGASFWFSVYPTDVVKSVIQVDDYKNPKFSGSIDAFKKILASEGVKGLYKGFGPAMARSVPANAACFLAYEVTRSSLG, from the exons ATGGCAGACATCGCTAAGGACTTAACTGCTGGAACCGTTGGAGGGGTAGCACAATTGGTATGTGGGCACCCCTTTGACACCATCAAGGTCAAGCTCCAGAGCCAGCCTACCCCGGCCCCTGGCCAACTCCCTAAGTACTCAGGTGCCATGGATGCTGTTAAGCAAACAATTGCAGCTGAAGGCCCGAGGGGCTTGTACAAAGGTATGGGTGCCCCACTTGCCACTGTGGCAGCTTTCAATGCTCTCCTTTTCACTGTAAGAGGACAGATGGAAGCATTGTTGAGATCCGAACCTGGTGCTCCTCTTTCAGTCAACCAGCAGATTGTTTGTGGGGCTGGGGCTGGAGTTGCTGTCGCCTTCCTTGCATGCCCTACCGAGTTGATCAAGTGCAG GTTGCAAGCCCAGAGTGCTATGGGAGATGCTGCTACATCGGGGGCAATAAAGTATGGAGGGCCAATGGATGTTGCAAGGCATGTTCTCCGATCAGAAGGGGGCGCAAGAGGCCTCTTCAAAGGTTTGGTTCCCACTCTTGCACGTGAAGTCCCTGGAAATGCTGCGATGTTTGGTGTGTATGAAGGCTTCAAGAAGTACCTTGCTGGGGGCCAAGACACTTCTAGTCTTGGTAGGGGCTCTTTAATTGCTGCTGGAGGCTTAGCTGGTGCCTCTTTCTGGTTCTCAGTCTATCCAACTGATGTAGTGAAGAGTGTTATTCAGGTAGATGACTACAAGAATCCCAAGTTCTCTGGTTCCATTGATGCCTTCAAGAAAATCCTAGCATCTGAGGGAGTCAAAGGCTTGTACAAAGGATTTGGGCCTGCAATGGCTCGTAGTGTTCCTGCAAATGCAGCATGCTTTTTAGCCTATGAAGTGACAAGATCCAGCTTGGGATGA